One window from the genome of Apium graveolens cultivar Ventura unplaced genomic scaffold, ASM990537v1 ctg7689, whole genome shotgun sequence encodes:
- the LOC141704296 gene encoding cell differentiation protein rcd1-like, producing the protein MLNLPDSLYPDPIQGDNSVMSNGGAPANNNGPCDGASKAIDWPSASVEDLVVLLREPEHREKAISSLTQIKKEERIQDLALHIWRSISTVFLLLSEVLSIYKSLTPEKLTMKDSSKVCDVLVLFECLATHPQTKMQFLNVQIHCYLYPFLETEETSKPFQYLRLMSLGVIGGLLKEVGDPSTKVAVHCLLESGLFPLCLKSIEYGNELSQSTASWIMSRIMMQEQGLQYCCEPANRLCAIMKVFNDVIEKMQDEPSTTVLKNIIQCYVILSDDPSRGCLLLRSFIPPILTTAPYIEALRARPITLKKLQDLFQKLSMGCGPNAEAVGDVAGSSHLDR; encoded by the exons ATGTTGAATCTCCCTGACTCTCTTTATCCTGATCCGATACAAGGTGACAACAGTGTTATGTCGAATGGTGGTGCACCTGCTAACAACAATGGTCCCTGTGATGGTGCTAGCAAAGCTATTGATTGGCCTTCTGCTAGTGTAGAGGACTTGGTTGTGTTGCTTCGAGAACCTGAGCATCGCGAAAAGGCCATTTCATCTCTTACTCAGATTAAG AAAGAGGAAAGAATTCAAGATTTGGCCCTCCACATTTGGCGGTCAATCAGTACGGTTTTCTTACTCCTATCG GAAGTATTATCTATATACAAGTCATTAACACCTGAGAAACTTACTATGAAAGATTCAAGTAAAGTTTGTGATGTACTTGTTTTGTTTGAG TGCTTGGCCACTCACCCTCAAACGAAGATGCAGTTCCTTAATG TTCAGATACATTGTTACTTGTACCCTTTCTTGGAGACTGAAGAAACGAGCAAGCCATTCCAGTACCTAAGGCTAATGAGCTTGGGGGTCATTGGTGGTCTTCTGAAGGAG GTAGGCGACCCTTCGACAAAGGTTGCTGTTCACTGTTTGCTTGAATCAGGACTCTTCCCTTTGTGTCTAAAATCCATAGAATATGGAAACGAACTTTCACAATCA ACTGCATCTTGGATAATGTCAAGAATAATGATGCAAGAGCAGGGACTACAGTATTGCTGTGAGCCTGCAAACCGGTTGTGTGCAATCATGAAGGTTTTTAATGACGTAATTGAAAAGATGCAGGATGAACCGTCTACTACAGTTTTGAAGAATATTATTCAATGTTATGTCATACTGTCCGATGATCCAAG CAGGGGTTGTCTCCTCTTGAGAAGCTTCATTCCGCCAATACTGACGACTGCCCCATATATTGAAGCCCTTCGT GCACGCCCTATAACCTTAAAAAAATTACAAGATTTGTTTCAAAAGCTATCGATGGGATGCGGGCCAAATGCAGAAGCCGTTGGTGATGTTGCAGGTTCCTCACATCTTGATCGCTAG